A stretch of DNA from Halobacillus litoralis:
GCTGTCCAGGAACAATTCAGCAGCTGCTGTACCACTTTTCGCAAGCCCTAATACGAGAACTTGTCTGTATGGAAAGTTTTTTAATGTCTTCATCCGAACATCACCTCAATATAAATGCCGATCACTGCAAAGACAAGTCCAACGGCCCAGAACGTCGTCACGACACGCCATTCGGACCAGCCCTTCAATTCATAATGGTGATGAAGCGGACTCATCTTGAAGACACGTTTTCCTGTCGTCTTAAAAGAGATGACCTGAATGATGACAGACAGGGTTTCAAGGACGAACACACCGCCGATAATGACAAGAATAAGTTCAAGCTTCGTCAGGATGGCAATGATGGCAATCGCTCCACCTAAAGCAAGCGATCCTGTATCTCCCATGAAGACTTTAGCCGGATGAGCATTGAAGACAAGGAAACCAAGCAAGGCTCCGACAATAGCTAGAGAGAAAATGGTAATTTCTACATTCATCTGGCCTGTCCACGCTAAAATAGCGAATGCACCGAATGCGATAGCAGCAGTACCCGCGAGCAGACCATCAAGCCCATCCGTCAGGTTCACAGCATTGGATGCACCGACGAGCATAAACAGAATCAACAGAGCATAACCCCAGCCAAGGTCTACTTCAAAGTTTGTGCCAGGAATACTGATATAGGTCGGGAAATCCGAATTTCTAAGAATAAAATAAACGACGAGCGCAATGACGATCTGCCCGAGCATTTTTTGCTTTGACGTGAGGCCCAAATTCCTTTTCATTGCCACTTTAATATAATCATCCAGGAACCCGAGCAGCCCATACCCGACTAATACAAATAATACGAGGAACATTTGTGTGTTCCCAGTGTCCGGGGTGAACCAAAAGGATGCAAGGATGGTGGTGATGACCACCGCTACAATGATCATCACCCCACCCATTGTCGGGGTTCCCGATTTTTTCTGATGGGATTCAGGTCCCTCATCCCTAATTGCCTGACCGAACTTCAACCTTCTCAAAAAAGGGATGATCATCGGCGAGATCACAACAGTGATTGCGAATGAAATAGCCATAGTGATTAGTAGTATGTATTCGTTCATGTTTAGTTCTCCTCCTTTTCCATCATCATCGCCTATCGATCAATCCACGAGATTTTCAAGTAATTCTTCTAGTTTCATTCCTCTGGAAGCTTTGATGAGTACGACGGTGTCCGCTGTTAATCCTTGACGGACGTGATGACTTAACGTTTGTTTGTCTGTAAAGTGATGCGTTTCAATGGACGGATATTGATTCTGTACGGCATCCGTGATGGCCTTGGAATCTTGACCGATCGTATAAACCGCTTGAATCTTCTCATCAATGGCAGCGGCTACACTCTTGTGAAGCGATTCTGATTGTTCTCCTAACTCGAACATATCACCTAATATTAACACTTTCCTGCTTTTAGATGTCAATTGACTGACAACTTCAATGATTGCTTTCATTGAAGTCGGGGAAGCATTGTAGGCATCATTAATGATCAAGGAACCCTTTTGGCCCTCATGTTTTTCAAAACGCATGCCAGACATTTGCAGCTGCTGGAACCCTTGCTGGATCTCTTGTGAAGATAAACCTAAGCGTTCGGCAAGAGCAATGACGTATGTAGCATTTTTCACATTGTGTTTCCCGGCCATAGGCAATTCAAAAGACTGCCCACCGACTCTAAACGTACTGCTCTCATCTGTCAATTGAAGAATCTCAGCTTGATAGTCAAGGGTGTTACCAAAGCCACAAGTAACCGTCCAGTTTTTAGACTTTTGTTCTTGCAATAATGGCTCATCTCCATCAAGAATTAAGGCCCCTTCTTTAGAAAGACCTTCTGTGATCTCAAGCTTCGCCCCTGCGATTCCTTCTCTGGAACCGAGATTCTCGATATGGGACTCTCCAATGTTGGTTATGATGGCATAGTTTGGTTC
This window harbors:
- the mraY gene encoding phospho-N-acetylmuramoyl-pentapeptide-transferase, producing the protein MNEYILLITMAISFAITVVISPMIIPFLRRLKFGQAIRDEGPESHQKKSGTPTMGGVMIIVAVVITTILASFWFTPDTGNTQMFLVLFVLVGYGLLGFLDDYIKVAMKRNLGLTSKQKMLGQIVIALVVYFILRNSDFPTYISIPGTNFEVDLGWGYALLILFMLVGASNAVNLTDGLDGLLAGTAAIAFGAFAILAWTGQMNVEITIFSLAIVGALLGFLVFNAHPAKVFMGDTGSLALGGAIAIIAILTKLELILVIIGGVFVLETLSVIIQVISFKTTGKRVFKMSPLHHHYELKGWSEWRVVTTFWAVGLVFAVIGIYIEVMFG
- a CDS encoding UDP-N-acetylmuramoyl-tripeptide--D-alanyl-D-alanine ligase — translated: MNLEVNELTKLFPKKQGAASDQIHLRSVMTDSRKIAKQSLFVPIVGENFDAHNFLGDAIKQGAVATLWQEDQPLPKLTPTDFPVFFVEDTTKALQQLASYYLKKVDPVVVGVTGSNGKTTTKDLAASVLQIKYKTHKTAGNFNNHIGLPLTVLAMDPETEAVVLEMGMDRAGEISVLSRLAEPNYAIITNIGESHIENLGSREGIAGAKLEITEGLSKEGALILDGDEPLLQEQKSKNWTVTCGFGNTLDYQAEILQLTDESSTFRVGGQSFELPMAGKHNVKNATYVIALAERLGLSSQEIQQGFQQLQMSGMRFEKHEGQKGSLIINDAYNASPTSMKAIIEVVSQLTSKSRKVLILGDMFELGEQSESLHKSVAAAIDEKIQAVYTIGQDSKAITDAVQNQYPSIETHHFTDKQTLSHHVRQGLTADTVVLIKASRGMKLEELLENLVD